A genomic segment from Nicotiana tabacum cultivar K326 chromosome 7, ASM71507v2, whole genome shotgun sequence encodes:
- the LOC107771711 gene encoding magnesium transporter MRS2-4-like: MAPPLPPPPVVNGAAASNSIVGAAVTSKVVKKKVARENSMVVNLEFIRAIIPVEDVLLLDPLRQEVLPFVDQLRQQLPHKSISKVDGTSAEQDNEGQFSTAGNWLSVLEAVEGLQAELPFEFQVMEVALEVVYTFLDSSVVELERDAYPVLDEVAMNASTKNLEQVRSLKSNLTHLLARVQKVRDEIEHLLDDNEDMAQLYLTRKWIQNQQSEAHLGTIVSNSFVPVAPHLRRLNSARSRSGSLVSNHFNDNDVEDLEMLLDAYFMQLEGTRNKILSVSI; encoded by the exons ATGGCGCCGCCGTTGCCGCCTCCGCCGGTGGTGAATGGGGCGGCTGCCAGTAATTCAATTGTGGGAGCGGCAGTGACTAGTAAAGTGGTGAAGAAGAAGGTCG CAAGGGAGAATTCCATGGTTGTCAATTTGGAGTTTATAAGAGCCATAATTCCCGTTGAAGACGTATTGTTGCTTGATCCTCTACGTCAAGAGGTTCTCCCATTTGTGGATCAACTGAGGCAACAACTTCCTCATAAAAGTATTTCAAAGGTTGATGGTACTAGTGCTGAACAAGATAATGAAGGACAATTTTCAACTGCTGGAAACTGGTTATCTGTTCTAGAAGCTGTCGAAGGTCTGCAGGCTGAGCTCCCTTTTGAGTTTCAGGTGATGGAGGTTGCCTTGGAGGTTGTTTATACATTCTTAGACTCTAGCGTGGTAGAGCTAGAGAGAGATGCTTACCCAGTTTTGGATGAAGTGGCTATGAATGCTAGCACGAAGAATCTTGAGCAAGTGAGAAGTTTAAAAAGTAATCTTACTCATTTACTTGCCAGAGTGCAGAAG GTTAGAGATGAAATTGAACACCTTTTAGATGACAATGAAGACATGGCTCAGTTGTACTTGACTAGGAAATGGATTCAGAATCAGCAATCTGAGGCTCATTTAGGAACTATCGTTTCAAATAGCTTTGTTCCTGTTGCACCGCATCTTCGTAGGCTTAATTCTGCCAGAAGCAGAAGTGGAAGTTTGGTGAGCAACCATTTTAATGACAATGATGTGGAGGATCTGGAGATGTTGCTCGATGCCTACTTTATGCAGCTGGAAGGCACTCGTAACAAGATATTATCTGTAAGTATTTAG
- the LOC142162448 gene encoding uncharacterized protein LOC142162448 has protein sequence MRGANELENFLWDLEHYFSTAHVLEKDKMTMTVRYIRGDTVLWWHMQNTDDESVGRPKVDTWEKLCGMLRDKFLPSNSSWVARDRLKRLRQTGYIRNYVKDFSFLWLDIQNMSNEDKLHNFIFEMQGWAQNEIRRQKVKDLPSAIMAAYALVDFRSRV, from the coding sequence ATGAGAGGCGCCAATGAACTGGAAAATTTCTTATGGGACTTAGAGCATTACTTCTCTACTGCTCACGTCCTGGAGAAGGATAAAATGACTATGACAGTGCGTTATATTAGAGGAGATACAGTGTTGTGGTGGCATATGCAAAATACAGACGATGAAAGTGTTGGCAGGCCCAAGGTTGACACTTGGGAGAAACTTTGTGGCATGCTGAGGGATAAGTTCTTGCCTAGCAACTCGTCTTGGGTTGCTAGGGATCGCTTGAAGCGGTTAAGACAGACTGGTTACATTCGGAACTATGTGaaagatttttcatttttgtgGCTAGACATCCAAAACATGTCGAATGAGGATAAATTGCACAATTTCATTTTTGAAATGCAAGGATGGGCACAAAACGAAATTCGTAGGCAGAAAGTTAAAGATCTGCCTAGTGCAATTATGGCAGCATATGCATTGGTGGATTTTCGCTCAAGGGTCTAA
- the LOC107771718 gene encoding uncharacterized protein LOC107771718, with protein MKRKTDRNRRPLEFNIGDKMLLKFTTQIWKKINSKMHHRGMITKYDNPFEVVKKVGESLDDEKKRFGELLGSAVLVFILDTIVISTLESDVKMPNLIMSILIAITLTILILAVFPVSGGHISPVISFSSALVGLISMTQAIIYITTQCLGAILSALALKAVVSSTIEQRFSLGGCTITAY; from the exons ATGAAAAGGAAGACTGACAGAAATAGGCGGCCTTTGGAGTTCAATATTGGTGACAAGATGTTGTTGAAGTTTACTACACAAATTTGGAAGAAAATCAATAGCAAGATGCATCATCGTGGGATGATTACAAAGTATGACAACCCATTTGAAGTAGTAAAAAAGGTGGGTGAAAG cTTAGATGACGAAAAGAAGAG GTTTGGCGAGCTTTTAGGCAGTGCGGTTCTTGTATTTATATTGGATACCATAGTGATTTCCACACTCGAAAGTGATGTCAAAATGCCAAATTTGATAATGTCAATTCTCATAGCAATTACACTCACCATTCTAATCCTTGCCGTATTTCCTGTGTCTGGAGGCCACATTAGCCCTGTCATTTCCTTTTCCTCTGCTCTTGTGGGACTAATATCAATGACTCAAGCCATAATTTACATAACAACACAGTGTCTTGGTGCTATTTTAAGTGCACTTGCACTCAAAGCTGTGGTGAGTAGTACCATTGAACAGAGATTCTCTCTTGGCGGTTGTACCATTACG GCCTATTAG